One Balaenoptera musculus isolate JJ_BM4_2016_0621 chromosome 13, mBalMus1.pri.v3, whole genome shotgun sequence genomic region harbors:
- the LOC118906280 gene encoding hepatic leukemia factor-like has product MEKMSRPLPLNPTFILPPYGVLRSLLENPLKLPLHHEDAFSKDEDKEKKLDDDSKSPAVPQSAFLGPTLWDKTLPYDGDTFQVEYMDLEEFLSENGVPPRPSQHDHSPHPPGPQPASSAAPSVMDLSSRTSAPIHSGIPSPSCMQSPIRPDQLLPANRNAPSPIDPDTIQVPVGYEPDPADLALSSIPGQEMFDPCKRKFSEEELKPQPMIKKARKVFIPDDLKSTGRKSTWQI; this is encoded by the coding sequence ATGGAGAAAATGTCCCGACCGCTCCCACTGAATCCCACCTTTATCCTGCCTCCCTACGGCGTGCTCAGGTCCTTGCTGGAGAACCCGCTGAAGCTCCCCCTTCATCACGAAGACGCATTTAGTAAAGatgaagacaaggaaaagaagcTGGATGATGACAGTAAGAGCCCGGCGGTCCCCCAGTCAGCATTCTTGGGACCCACCTTATGGGACAAAACCCTTCCCTATGACGGAGATACTTTCCAGGTGGAATACATGGACCTGGAGGAGTTTTTGTCGGAAAATGGCGTTCCCCCCAGGCCGTCTCAGCATGACCACAGCCCTCACCCTCCCGGGCCGCAGCCGGCTTCCTCAGCTGCCCCCTCCGTCATGGACCTCAGCAGTCGGACCTCTGCACCCATTCACTCTGGCATCCCATCCCCAAGCTGCATGCAGAGCCCCATCAGACCAGACCAGCTGTTGCCAGCCAACCGCAATGCTCCGAGCCCCATTGACCCTGACACCATCCAGGTCCCGGTGGGCTATGAGCCAGACCCGGCCGACCTTGCCCTCTCCAGCATCCCCGGACAGGAAATGTTTGACCCTTGCAAACGCAAGTTCTCTGAGGAGGAACTGAAGCCACAGCCCATGATTAAGAAAGCTCGCAAAGTCTTCATCCCAGATGATCTGAAGAGCACTGGACGAAAAAGTACCTGGCAGATTTAA